The following proteins come from a genomic window of Aspergillus oryzae RIB40 DNA, chromosome 4:
- a CDS encoding glutathione S-transferase (predicted protein), giving the protein MAAPMTVPVYHYFDLGRLGRGEVVKLFLMDAGIEIKEVRYPYDETWGENSKKLQQQGITRTRKLPVLEYQGLILSQHIPILRFFARDLGRYDGETNAEKFLVDAVSDIYIDWRFQWVANLTERSEKYKNEVAPEYYNLLDQYYRDQAGPYLLGNSVTYVDFAVYQSIDNDERTGTLPSSLPESLVKFREAFEQRPNIAAYLKATRLG; this is encoded by the exons ATGGCTGCCCCGATGACTGTGCCGGTATACCACTATTTCGACCTTGGTCGTCTGGGCCGCGGAGAAGTAGTGAAGCTATTCCTCATGGACGCGGGAATTGAGATCAAAGAGGTTCGCTATCCATACGACGAGACCTGGGGCGAGAACAGTAagaagctccagcagcagggaATCACTAGGACACGCAAATTGCCGGTACTGGAGTACCAGGGCTTGATTCTCAGCCAGCACATTCCCATCTTGCGTTTCTTTGCCCGGGACTTGGGTCGCTACGACGGCGAAACTAATGCGGAGAAATTCTTGGTTGACGCGGTGTCGGATATTTATATCGACTGGAGG TTCCAATGGGTGGCGAATCTGACGGAAAGATCGGAAAAGTACAAGAATGAGGTTGCCCCCGAGTACTATAACCTTCTTGATCAGTACTACAGGGATCAGGCTGGCCCTTACCTGCTGGGCAACTCGGTGACCTATGTCGACTTTGCCGTCTACCAATCCATCGATAACGACGAGAGAACGGGAACACTTCCG TCGTCTCTCCCAGAGTCTCTGGTCAAGTTTAGAGAAGCATTCGAGCAGCGTCCCAATATTGCAGCGTACCTGAAGGCGACACGACTGGGCTAG
- a CDS encoding uncharacterized protein (predicted flavin-nucleotide-binding protein structurally related to pyridoxine 5'-phosphate oxidase) gives MQRKLGYTNAVKDAWPTIRNIMPEQHRVFHTSKLPFIPITTVDEDGRPWAAIVAGPTGEPGFVHSPDSQNLSIHAHLWDGDPLLDTVNAGVDPSSALSTIAQRSLAAGLGIEFSTRRRNKFAGTIQRVECQSSLDYKLHLRVTQTTGHWEPQGRLPEEVVAFIRQADTVFVGSIYKSSPSDLHKFPPHVGMNARSGLPGFIRVSPSDGRTVVVPDYSGNRFMSTLGNIETSGVVGLTIVSFTTGDILYLTGTAKNLVGPLALEIMTRHAAITTVNVTGFVFVRDALPVRQQDGTPVERSPYSPKIKYLVEETGAKGLDSKEHKAKLREVVQVSSDLAVFKFQVISKPGAGDLRIRPGQAIVLDFMNWIGPPQYQHMKDTAPSSINDDRVRTWTVSSAHEERNATGFELIMREMKGGAVTGALFDRLRKYRSTRLGQRIVFDPPVVADIVGVTGDFFMDNDKLDALWVAGGIGITPFLAMLRALAERGSAAEGDVMLVLATREPSVMLYMMRPSLERIASTVRINITIFTHDSEFDYGNLKSNQNICVHRDRVVPDFWRDIPRGKDVFICGPSAFGDSVADGLRAVGFSPSQIHREGFY, from the exons ATGCAGCGGAAGCTGGGATATACGAACGCCGTGAAAGATGCCTGGCCGACGATCCGCAACATCATGCCCGAGCAGCACCGTGTCTTCCATACTTCCAAGCTGCCCTTCATCCCCATAACAACCGTGGACGAAGACGGGCGGCCGTGGGCAGCGATTGTCGCGGGGCCAACGGGGGAGCCTGGCTTTGTACATAGCCCAGACTCGCAAAATCTCTCCATTCATGCTCATCTGTGGGATGGAGACCCACTACTTGACACAGTCAATGCAGGGGTTGATCCCAGCTCTGCCCTGTCCACAATTGCCCAGAGATCCTTGGCTGCCGGTCTGGGAATCGAGTTCTCCACCCGACGGCGCAACAAGTTCGCTGGGACTATTCAAAGAGTGGAGTGCCAGTCCAGCCTGGACTACAAGCTACACTTGAGAGTCACCCAAACAACAGG GCATTGGGAACCGCAGGGCCgacttccagaagaagtagTGGCGTTTATCCGCCAGGCTGATACGGTCTTTGTTGGGTCCATCTACAAATCATCGCCGTCGGATCTGCACAAGTTCCCTCCGCACGTGGGTATGAATGCTCGCAGCGGCTTACCGGGTTTTATCCGAGTGAGTCCGTCCGATGGCCGCACGGTCGTGGTGCCAGACTATTCAGGAAATCGATTTATGTCTACTTTGGGCAACATCGAGACTAGTGGGGTGGTGGGATTGACGATCGTGTCCTTTACGACGGGCGACATTCTCTATTTGACGGGTACCGCTAAAAACCTTGTAGGTCCACTTGCACTTGAAATCATGACAAGACATGCCGCCATCACAACTGTGAATGTTACCGGGTTCGTTTTCGTCCGAGATGCTCTCCCAGTTCGACAGCAAGATGGTACCCCCGTTGAACGCAGTCCATACAGTCCGAAGATCAAATACCTTGTGGAAGAGACGGGTGCTAAGGGCCTGGACAGTAAAGAGCACAAAGCAAAGCTTCGAGAGGTAGTCCAGGTTTCTTCTGACCTTGCAGTATTCAAGTTTCAAGTCATTTCCAAACCTGGCGCTGGGGATCTGAGAATCCGCCCCGGTCAAGCCATTGTGCTTGATTTTATGAACTGGATAGGACCGCCTCAGTATCAACACATGAAAGACACTGCCCCGAGCTCAATCAATGATGATCGCGTCCGGACATGGACGGTTTCTAGTGCTCATGAAGAGCGGAACGCAACAGGGTTCGAATTAATCATGCGAGAAATGAAAGGAGGCGCGGTGACCGGTGCTCTTTTTGATCGTTTGAGAAAATACCGGTCCACCCGGCTAGGTCAGCGTATCGTTTTTGACCCTCCCGTTGTCGCCGACATCGTTGGCGTCACGGGTGATTTTTTCATGGATAACGACAAGCTCGACGCGCTGTGGGTCGCGGGTGGTATTGGAATCACTCCATTCCTTGCTATGCTGAGGGCACTGGCAGAGCGTGGATCCGCGGCTGAAGGCGACGTTATGCTGGTCCTTGCAACAAGAGAACCAAGCGTCATGCTCTACATGATGCGGCCCTCTCTCGAGAGGATAGCATCGACCGTTCGGATCAACATCACCATATTTACCCACGATTCAGAGTTCGATTACGGTAATCTCAAGTCAAATCAGAACATTTGCGTTCATAGAGACCGTGTCGTCCCAGACTTTTGGAGGGATATTCCTCGCGGCAAAGACGTATTTATCTGCGGGCCTAGTGCTTTCGGGGACTCGGTGGCTGATGGGCTGCGAGCTGTCGGTTTCTCGCCAAGTCAAATTCATCGAGAAGGTTTTTATTGA
- a CDS encoding uncharacterized protein (predicted protein) — protein MCSSSTPETEQFKTPIELCLHDLDIIRRVTLPDLKVIRMISPLYRPSIIPSDASASLQEYLDFSPKHLLQQLLDIGSMDSDIKALIWCPVAAHRRLMPEERIIGFIKQLKEWKNTIGILFHKLGVDEALSEPINFDLATLANISIPPPPHANLPRDFCLILVLYVFYRTRLSWALSIYNGGESDLELETYHFTYQLLRFVTTALDSPRPSSDDLPFGCEALRVGLSPILFLAGQSCPRPTWLRWILFELDRSGREGVCNSKAFATSLEVLSTLEKRVRREPRRPDVEYFTPPHQRVISVIFPGLNGRGYVTYYAQIRPGEQIDSQESHIPLCIASWASSANGGRPVVTTCDGTDVPFSEWVMDRPLVKEWAQWLTFSEFDLTQTLHDHINGSRLLVDRDKVAGSKW, from the coding sequence ATGTGCTCGAGCAGCACCCCGGAAACAGAGCAGTTCAAGACGCCTATTGAGTTGTGTCTCCACGACCTGGATATCATCCGCCGTGTGACCTTGCCGGATCTCAAGGTGATACGAATGATATCACCGCTATATAGACCAAGCATAATTCCTAGCGATGCGTCGGCGTCATTGCAAGAATATCTAGATTTCTCCCCAAAACATCTGCTACAACAGCTTCTCGATATCGGTTCCATGGACAGCGACATCAAAGCATTGATTTGGTGTCCAGTTGCCGCTCATCGGAGATTGATGCCAGAAGAGAGAATCATTGGCTTTATCAAGCAACTCAAGGAGTGGAAGAATACTATTGGAATCCTGTTCCACAAgcttggtgttgatgagGCGCTCTCGGAGCCCATTAACTTTGACCTTGCAACTTTAGCAAATATTTCAATCCCCCCACCGCCGCATGCAAACCTGCCTAGGGACTTTTGCCTCATCCTCGTGCTCTATGTCTTTTACCGAACGAGGCTCTCGTGGGCACTAAGCATTTACAATGGGGGCGAGAGTGATCTCGAGCTTGAAACCTATCATTTCACTTATCAGCTGTTGCGATTTGTAACGACAGCCCTGGATAGCCCACGACCCTCTTCCGATGATCTCCCATTCGGATGCGAGGCCCTGCGAGTAGGGCTCTCACCGATACTCTTTCTAGCTGGGCAGTCCTGTCCGAGGCCAACCTGGCTCCGGTGGATATTATTTGAATTGGACCGCAGCGGCCGAGAAGGGGTGTGTAATAGTAAGGCCTTTGCTACGAGCCTCGAGGTCCTGTCTACTCTCGAGAAACGCGTGCGCCGGGAGCCGAGACGACCTGATGTGGAATACTTCACCCCGCCACATCAGCGTGTCATTTCTGTTATTTTCCCTGGTTTAAACGGGCGGGGCTACGTCACATACTATGCTCAAATCCGTCCTGGCGAGCAAATAGATTCACAGGAATCTCATATCCCCTTGTGTATCGCCAGTTGGGCAAGTTCTGCCAATGGTGGTAGACCTGTCGTAACTACCTGTGATGGGACGGATGTTCCCTTCAGCGAATGGGTCATGGATCGGCCTCTAGTGAAGGAGTGGGCACAATGGTTGACATTCTCCGAGTTTGATCTTACACAGACGCTTCATGATCACATCAATGGAAGTCGTCTTTTAGTCGACCGTGATAAGGTGGCTGGTAGTAAGTGGTAA
- a CDS encoding 2-keto-4-pentenoate hydratase (2-keto-4-pentenoate hydratase) — protein MRLQSSRIFDIYTPNPLRHQLNPLPKHSPHLTPSGFENGDRLVGYKLGNIAKVMQDAFGLDHPDYGFLLASTFVYEGTTLNLKQYIKPFVELEPAFILREPLRGPNCTVADVINAVDYAIPAIEIIDSRVKNWAIDRLDTLADNGSTGSVILGGTPRRLTDLTLRDTRGTLRFNDREVMSGNTANILGNPLSATAWLFNRLAAYDIEFKPGQVIFPGSCLQAVQMEEAGHWTSRLRAGGPSNLTWYNFHKYLFFNKKWSWPARLGFRYIQ, from the exons ATGCGCCTGCAATCTTCGAGGATCTTTGATATCTATACCCCTAATCCATTACG ACACCAATTAAACCCCCTACCAAAACATAGCCCGCACTTAACGCCGAGTGGTTTCGAA AACGGGGATCGATTGGTTGGATATAAACTAGGAAACATCGCCAAGGTGATGCAGGATGCGTTCGGACTTGATCATCCAGACTACGGGTTCCTGCTGGCCAGCACATTTGTCTATGAGGGGACAACTCTCAACCTGAAGCAGTATATTAAACCGTTCGTGGAGTTGGAACCAGCCTTCATTCTGCGTGAGCCTCTGCGCGGGCCTAACTGCACCGTCGCCGACGTTATAAATGCCGTTGACTATGCGATTCCCGCTATCGAAATTATTGATTCCCGTGTGAAGAACTGGGCAATCGACCGCCTAGATACCTTGGCTGATAACGGTTCAACCGGCTCTGTGATTCTGGGTGGTACGCCACGGAGGCTGACCGACCTAACCTTGCGCGACACCCGGGGCACATTGCGCTTTAATGATCGGGAGGTTATGTCGGGCAACACCGCGAACATCCTGGGAAACCCTCTTTCTGCTACGGCGTGGTTGTTTAACCGCCTGGCTGCATATGATATCGAGTTCAAGCCAGGCCAAGTTATTTTCCCTGGCAGTTGCTTACAGGCTGtccagatggaggaggcgggtCATTGGACATCACGTTTGAGGGCTGGGGGACCGTCGAATTTGACGTGGTATAACTTTCATAAATACCTGTTTTTTAATAAGAAATGGAGCTGGCCCGCCAGGCTGGGTTTTCGATATATTCAATAG
- a CDS encoding DUF3435 domain-containing protein (predicted protein) has translation MIPIGKQRLCTMYPQEYTASLSDQLTMSSISDTSTESEYLPEDEEEDEKEIVKTNTNNWLQLENELNENELHRRQYQQKTINIKNRVWSLWCQFCTATNRDTLTLIKEEPPNIKTLCTFFDFILTTRCEYVKSSSTLQTYWNYWVLLRREKVGLSIPAITKDKMVGLSLILLLAGMSGHRPDALLSLKNANVQVALLPTGRERPHMVLEFKPHKTKRYRGMKKKNPTLGIPEVRSEPCLLLCPQSFLLSLLIRKSAFSHLRITSAAQLYALQVPPEAGSLELRPANPECFLFDITPRTLNTWLKRLGELTGFNLSITSYCLRRGAGEAVNSSCEISEAQQNLLLQHAANSSVYQERYAPDYFPKDFSAVWRGSQPQNKVIRMASGQSRSIDLRRPVDLNEAQAAEADAQPKVQRCKARWEQSRLKVQMAYGAMYKGKGKPLYQKAMKRRNAYHTARQAARREMKAVIRARFNEEQPTDDIIRQVHGLPMKSRKAYKTELVPLEQQRAFSLLFRFAPETERDETEYRAAVIDAVSKVGPSRKRRLQEIHSEGPTPGWVTAALQGKPQVQLARRQCLLCMIYGVRGEPFTRDSSFERHIRRIHNKQIQCPDPACQDMLIGHIDIANHMRYIHGA, from the exons ATGATACCAATAGGGAAGCAAAGGCTTTGTACTATGTATCCTCAGGAATACACTGCTTCTCTTAGTGATCAGCTGACAATGTCATCCATAAGTGATACCAGTACTGAATCGGAATATCTcccagaagacgaggaggaggacgagaaggagaTAGTGAAAACGAACACTAACAACTGGCTGCAACTGGAGAATGAACTCAATGAAAATGAGCTACATCGAAGGCAGTACCAGCAAAAGACAATTAATATTAAGAACAGGGTCTGGAGTCTATGGTGCCA GTTCTGCACTGCGACTAACCGAGACACTCTAACACTTATAAAAGAAGAGCCACCAAATATTAAAACACTCTGCACATTCTTTGACTTTATACTTACAACGCGATGTGAGTATGTCAAGTCATCTTCGACACTACAAACATACTGGAATTACTGGGTGCTTCTGAGACGGGAAAAAGTAGGACTTTCAATTCCAGCAATCACAAAAGATAAGATGGTAGGA CTTTCCTTGATACTTCTACTTGCCGGTATGAGTGGACACCGACCTGATGCACTGCTGTCCCTCAAGAATGCAAATGTACAAGTTGCATTACTCCCAACCGGAAGGGAACGACCACATATGGTCCTTGAGTTCAAACCCCACAAGACCAAGCGTTATCGGgggatgaaaaagaagaa TCCGACGTTGGGAATACCGGAAGTCCGTAGTGAGCCTTGCTTGCTGCTCTGTCCACAGTCATTTTTGTTATCCTTGTTGATACGCAAGTCCGCTTTCAGCCATCTTAGAATTACATCAGCAGCGCAGTTATACGCATTGCAGGTCCCTCCAGAAGCAGGATCGCTTGAACTTCGCCCTGCAAACCCTGAATGCTTTCTCTTCGATATCACTCCTAGGACTTTAAATACCTGGCTGAAACGACTAGGTGAGCTGACAGGCTTTAACCTATCAATTACATCATACTGTCTCCGGAGAGGGGCCGGTGAAGCTGTCAATAGTAGCT GTGAGATCAGTGAAGCTCAGCAGAATCTGCTTCTCCAGCATGCGGCCAATTCGTCTGTATATCAGGAGCGGTACGCGCCAGATTATTTTCCCAAAGATTTTAGCGCCGTGTGGCGAGGCAGTCAGCCTCAAAATAAAGTAATCCGGATGGCCAGTGGGCAAAGCCGCTCGATCGACCTACGTCGCCCGGTTGATCTCAATGAGGCACAAGCAGCCGAAGCCGATGCACAGCCCAAGGTTCAACGTTGCAAGGCGCGCTGGGAGCAATCTCGATTGAAGGTCCAGATGGCATATGGAGCAATGTACAAAGGCAAGGGAAAACCACTGtatcaaaaagcaatgaagAGGCGGAATGCCTACCACACCGCACGTCAAGCGGCTCGTCGTGAGATGAAGGCAGTCATCCGAGCTCGGTTTAATGAGGAGCAACCAACAGACGATATTATACGGCAGGTACATGGGCTTCCAATGAAATCTAGGAAGGCATATAAGACTGAGCTCGTCCCCCTTGAGCAGCAGCGCgcgttttctcttcttttccggTTTGCTCCTGAAACAGAGCGTGATGAAACTGAGTACAGGGCTGCAGTCATTGATGCGGTGTCTAAGGTTGGGCCGAGCCGTAAACGCCGGCTTCAGGAAATACATAGCGAAGGCCCCACACCTGGGTGGGTGACAGCAGCACTCCAAGGTAAACCGCAAGTCCAATTGGCGCGACGACAATGCCTCTTGTGTATGATCTATGGTGTTCGCGGAGAACCTTTCACTCGAGATTCAAGCTTCGAGCGGCATATCCGTAGGATCCATAACAAGCAAATACAGTGTCCTGATCCTGCCTGTCAGGATATGCTTATTGGTCACATTGACATTGCTAATCATATGCGATATATACATGGAGCATAG
- a CDS encoding uncharacterized protein (predicted protein): protein MASDKLHQPLLSITQLQRARPQAVSTASSFTDNWSRPDRPTSVEFQIVQHGGHSSAVELLPCRLQWSKQELHTEKDRLMRAVYEASYLRAENAYYRKVRRASILLQAEIETVLLAYTAVQELRTCLHRLDTLTANNKRQSVLLRQSVLGTIWSRNASLLRTAIDDYRVMIDRIDTSFIKLQKSQQEFTAALRRIDQEYADFFAIQLGEEAVKF, encoded by the coding sequence ATGGCCAGTGATAAGCTCCATCAACCTCTTCTATCAATAACCCAGCTACAACGAGCCCGTCCCCAAGCAGTTTCCACGGCTTCAAGTTTCACTGATAATTGGTCCCGACCTGACCGACCGACATCAGTTGAGTTCCAGATTGTACAGCACGGGGGCCATAGCTCCGCCGTGGAGTTGCTCCCATGTCGGTTACAGTGGTCGAAGCAGGAACTCCATACTGAGAAGGATCGTCTCATGCGAGCAGTATATGAGGCCTCCTATTTACGAGCTGAGAATGCCTATTATCGCAAGGTTCGGCGAGCATCGATCCTGCTCCAAGCTGAAATCGAAACTGTCCTCCTCGCGTATACAGCAGTTCAAGAATTACGTACTTGTCTTCACCGCCTTGATACATTAACCGCAAATAACAAGAGACAATCTGTCTTGTTGAGACAAAGTGTGCTTGGTACTATATGGTCTCGCAATGCAAGCTTACTCCGCACTGCAATTGATGACTACCGCGTTATGATCGACAGGATTGATACTAGTTTCATAAAGCTCCAGAAATCTCAACAAGAATTCACTGCAGCTTTAAGGCGAATTGACCAAGAGTATGCTGACTTCTTTGCTATACAACTAGGCGAGGAAGCAGTAAAGTTTTAA
- a CDS encoding uncharacterized protein (predicted protein) has product MSGKPSAGLETKKVWLGKYYIHLALRHVVQLRTAYQKEFRQSEGIHTCSKGHLRNARPSETAKLSIIIESPPLIYHGDPTNSMGALFSGSLRFTIGEHTIPIKIIKLKLTLAIHLTTVKPVVKGCSRCATRIEELSNWNFITRPMHLTLGHHEFPFSYLFPGQLPAFCNTPLGGIAYVLSAQAEDIVGTSYSSNMPLHIKRALPPGNEISLLYTFPRTNLTSHVIVPSVVHPMGSFPVRVALIGVMDNKKPNRNHLYIQNVKWHIKEHVKIVSHPCSKHASKSQAEGVIHKKTRVIGRNKESNGSKYKLDLGSDEIRLQFEVSIDYTRESVCDVEDSKGLEVKHSLIVELIAAERNTWITPTSGPAIVLRMCSGLRISERSGLGISWDKEVPPIYKDVPPGPPGYTAMRTPVRQLGASRRLTPPECDC; this is encoded by the coding sequence ATGTCGGGAAAGCCATCTGCAGGCTTAGAAACGAAAAAAGTGTGGCTCGGGAAATACTACATACACCTCGCCCTCCGTCACGTCGTTCAGCTTCGCACAGCCTATCAAAAAGAGTTCCGTCAGAGCGAGGGAATACATACCTGTTCGAAAGGGCATCTCAGGAACGCTAGACCGAGTGAAACGGCCAAATTAAGTATTATCATtgaatcaccaccacttATATACCATGGGGACCCGACAAACTCAATGGGCGCTCTTTTCTCGGGCAGCTTACGATTTACCATTGGGGAACACACGATACCAATTAAGATTATCAAACTCAAGCTGACGTTGGCAATTCATTTGACAACTGTGAAACCGGTCGTAAAGGGATGTTCTCGCTGTGCGACTCGAATTGAAGAGCTGTCAAATTGGAACTTCATAACGAGACCAATGCATCTCACATTAGGTCATCATGAATTTCCTTTTAGCTATCTGTTCCCTGGTCAGCTGCCCGCTTTCTGCAACACTCCCTTAGGCGGCATTGCGTATGTACTTTCGGCCCAGGCGGAAGACATCGTTGGTACAAGCTATTCATCCAATATGCCTTTGCACATCAAACGCGCCCTTCCCCCGGGAAATGAGATATCTTTACTCTACACGTTTCCGCGGACGAATCTGACCAGTCATGTTATTGTGCCGTCAGTAGTGCACCCTATGGGTAGTTTTCCTGTCCGAGTGGCGCTGATCGGGGTCATGGATAACAAGAAGCCTAACCGAAACCATTTATACATACAAAATGTCAAATGGCACATCAAAGAGCATGTGAAAATAGTATCTCATCCCTGCTCTAAGCATGCGTCGAAGTCTCAAGCGGAGGGTGTTATTCACAAAAAAACACGAGTTATTGGACGCAATAAGGAGAGTAACGGGTCGAAGTACAAGTTAGATTTAGGGAGTGATGAGATTAGGTTGCAGTTTGAAGTGAGCATCGACTACACTCGTGAATCGGTGTGTGATGTCGAGGATAGTAAAGGATTGGAGGTCAAACACAGTCTTATCGTTGAGTTGATTGCTGCGGAGCGCAATACCTGGATAACCCCAACGTCGGGCCCTGCTATTGTGCTTCGTATGTGTTCAGGTTTGCGCATCTCTGAGCGCAGCGGACTTGGCATTAGCTGGGATAAAGAGGTGCCCCCAATATACAAGGATGTACCGCCCGGACCCCCAGGTTATACGGCGATGAGAACACCTGTAAGGCAACTGGGTGCTTCACGTCGACTAACACCACCAGAGTGTGATTGCTAA
- a CDS encoding ankyrin repeat domain-containing protein (predicted protein), with amino-acid sequence MEGLTSNLRIRLYFYLRIPSQLEEIPTLPVDIQFCSNTTEPCQTALYCAAANSHSITVSRLLRENGLLVNCPDIMSGWTPLAVAVLHGHSDVIQCFLSDGRADINTVDKHTRTPLFHAVQHDRSRIVEILLTDTRTNVTHRDSKGCTPLLDAARRGFYSSMNILLRHPDIEVNVYDSFSLSPLWYAVGFRSVDTAQQLLNRGATAHMMNGSHSSPLQRAISLQHMAMIRLLLEHPGVR; translated from the exons GAAGAGATACCAACTCTGCCAGTCGACATCCAATTTTGTTCCAACACTACTGAGCCAT GCCAGACAGCCCTCTATTGTGCGGCAGCTAATAGCCATTCTATCACTGTCTCGCGACTTCTTCGAGAAAATGGACTGCTGGTTAATTGCCCCGATATCATGAGTGGGTGGACACCCCTTGCAGTAGCTGTCTTGCATGGGCACAGTGATGTCATTCAATGCTTTCTCTCCGATGGTCGCGCCGATATCAATACGGTAGACAAACATACTCGAACACCATTATTCCATGCCGTGCAGCACGACAGGAGTCGTATAGTCGAGATTCTTCTTACCGATACCAGGACTAATGTCACTCACAGGGACTCCAAAGGCTGTACTCCACTCCTTGACGCTGCACGGAGAGGTTTTTATTCTTCCATGAACATTCTTCTCAGACATCCAGATATTGAGGTGAATGTCTACGATAGCTTTTCCTTATCACCACTCTGGTACGCCGTTGGCTTCCGCAGTGTAGACACAGCGCAACAACTACTGAACAGAGGAGCTACAGCGCATATGATGAATGGGAGTCATAGCTCACCGCTCCAGAGGGCAATTTCGCTGCAGCATATGGCCATGATCAGGTTGCTTTTGGAACATCCAGGCGTTC gatga